One part of the Phycisphaeraceae bacterium genome encodes these proteins:
- a CDS encoding ACP S-malonyltransferase — MTTETTTHPSNTSSTSVATGLIVLCPGQGAQAVGMGKMWCEKSQNAKAVFDLADGIVGNRLGEKLSTLCFEGPADVLNHTDVSQPALYTCAVACWRGLMERSDFERTPLVAAMGLSLGEYTALHIAGAIDFESGLELVLLRGRAMQDAAEQQQGGMVALIGADEAQALEVCDKARVDDVLVCANFNAPGQIVISGHKSACDRAVDVATEMKLRATPLTVAGAFHSPLMQPAADRLSDALAQTTFRIPKCTVLANVDVEAHPGSTKGPIMGRAATDPAQLSRDLLARQLTSSVRWSDSCMRLASVVNRPREQDNPSPAEHIDWHELAPGKTLMGLMRRINRDVKVMTHDEPESPN, encoded by the coding sequence ATGACAACCGAAACAACAACACATCCATCGAACACGTCGAGCACATCTGTAGCTACTGGATTGATTGTGCTCTGTCCTGGGCAGGGGGCGCAAGCTGTCGGCATGGGGAAGATGTGGTGCGAAAAATCACAGAATGCCAAGGCAGTGTTCGACCTCGCAGATGGCATTGTTGGAAATCGTCTCGGTGAAAAGCTCAGCACATTGTGCTTTGAAGGCCCTGCTGATGTGCTCAACCATACCGATGTGTCGCAACCCGCGCTCTACACCTGTGCAGTGGCGTGCTGGCGTGGACTGATGGAACGATCCGACTTTGAGCGCACACCGCTTGTCGCTGCGATGGGATTAAGCCTTGGCGAATACACCGCTCTGCACATTGCGGGAGCGATCGACTTCGAATCCGGGCTCGAACTCGTGCTCCTACGCGGCCGGGCGATGCAGGACGCTGCAGAGCAGCAACAAGGAGGCATGGTCGCGCTCATCGGCGCGGACGAAGCGCAGGCGCTCGAAGTGTGCGACAAAGCACGTGTCGACGACGTGCTTGTCTGCGCAAACTTCAATGCGCCCGGGCAGATCGTCATCAGTGGACACAAATCAGCCTGCGATCGCGCAGTTGATGTTGCAACAGAGATGAAACTCCGCGCGACTCCGCTCACAGTCGCTGGCGCGTTCCACTCTCCATTGATGCAACCTGCCGCAGACCGACTCTCAGATGCGCTCGCACAGACAACATTTCGCATCCCCAAATGCACCGTGCTTGCCAATGTTGATGTTGAGGCACATCCGGGTTCGACCAAAGGGCCGATCATGGGACGTGCCGCCACTGATCCTGCCCAACTTTCGCGTGATCTCCTTGCCCGACAACTGACCAGTTCCGTCAGATGGTCTGACTCGTGCATGCGGCTTGCCAGCGTTGTCAATCGACCACGAGAGCAGGACAATCCCTCGCCAGCGGAGCACATCGACTGGCACGAACTCGCGCCGGGCAAGACACTCATGGGGCTCATGAGACGGATCAACCGGGATGTGAAAGTCATGACACACGACGAGCCTGAAAGCCCAAACTGA
- the fabG gene encoding 3-oxoacyl-ACP reductase FabG, whose translation MSETTADQRVAVVTGASRGIGKSIALRLADPKNPCGGNRHVVCVARSEGSLNDVVSEITANGGKATALAVDVGDRAAWAGALEKLAVDLGRIDILVNNAGITRDNLILRMSDDEWDDVIRVNLTSAFVGMRAVARTMMRGKFGRIVNIASTSGIVGNAGQANYAAAKSGLVGLTKTVAREIGSKGITCNVIAPGFIETDMTANLPDAVKDGVKNLMSIRRLGTGADIAEAVAYATSDEAGFLTGQTICVDGGLTMV comes from the coding sequence GTGTCAGAAACCACTGCTGATCAACGTGTCGCTGTTGTTACCGGCGCAAGCCGAGGCATCGGAAAGTCCATCGCGCTGCGTCTTGCAGATCCAAAGAATCCGTGCGGCGGTAATCGTCATGTGGTTTGTGTGGCGCGCAGCGAGGGTTCGCTCAACGACGTTGTGTCAGAGATCACCGCAAACGGCGGCAAGGCAACAGCACTCGCTGTCGATGTTGGCGATCGTGCCGCGTGGGCTGGCGCACTCGAGAAACTCGCTGTTGATCTGGGTCGCATCGATATCCTCGTCAACAACGCCGGCATCACGCGCGACAATCTCATCCTGCGCATGAGCGACGACGAATGGGACGATGTGATCCGCGTCAACCTGACCAGCGCATTCGTTGGCATGCGCGCGGTTGCTCGCACCATGATGCGTGGCAAGTTTGGTCGCATCGTCAATATCGCGTCGACCTCTGGCATCGTTGGCAACGCCGGACAGGCGAACTACGCCGCTGCGAAGAGCGGGCTTGTTGGGCTGACCAAAACGGTCGCACGAGAGATCGGCTCAAAGGGCATCACCTGCAATGTCATTGCACCGGGATTCATCGAGACCGACATGACCGCGAATCTCCCCGATGCGGTGAAGGACGGCGTCAAGAATCTCATGAGCATCCGCAGGCTCGGCACAGGCGCTGACATTGCGGAAGCCGTCGCCTACGCAACCAGCGATGAGGCAGGGTTCCTCACGGGCCAGACCATCTGCGTCGATGGCGGCCTGACAATGGTCTGA
- the pdhA gene encoding pyruvate dehydrogenase (acetyl-transferring) E1 component subunit alpha — MPRKVVYETKIEHVSILDEHGNFDKKLAKDTLTDDEVKFLYEQMIINRQLDEIAFKLQRSGRMGTYPQNKGQEAAALGSGFAAKKGSDYIVPCYRENGSMFLHGLPMHYVLLHWMGDERGNQIPDGVNVTPIAIPIGTQMLHATGMAMAFKIRKEPRVAVTYFGDGATSEGDFHEAMNFAGSFQAPVVFFCQNNQWAISVPRETQTNCETIAQKSVAYGMPGIQCDGNDIFAVYKVAKEAIERARNGGGPTLIEAFTYRLGDHTTADDARRYRDAKELEAWQAKDPIIRTRNWLTERDLWNDEMQQQMDERAKKIVDEVVKAATEIEKPESADFFNDMFAEMPDSLRRQRDTMQTHSLGQNPEQAGLRTQHTTPMHAGA, encoded by the coding sequence ATGCCACGCAAAGTCGTCTATGAAACAAAGATCGAGCACGTCTCTATCCTTGATGAGCACGGCAACTTCGACAAGAAGCTCGCGAAGGACACGCTCACCGACGACGAGGTGAAGTTCCTCTACGAGCAGATGATCATCAACCGCCAGCTCGACGAGATCGCGTTCAAACTCCAGCGTTCGGGTCGCATGGGCACGTACCCGCAGAACAAGGGACAGGAGGCAGCAGCGCTCGGCTCCGGGTTTGCTGCAAAGAAGGGCTCCGACTACATCGTCCCGTGCTATCGCGAGAACGGTTCGATGTTCCTGCACGGGCTCCCCATGCACTACGTCCTTCTGCACTGGATGGGCGACGAACGCGGCAATCAGATTCCCGATGGCGTGAACGTCACACCCATCGCGATCCCCATCGGCACGCAGATGCTCCACGCCACCGGGATGGCGATGGCATTCAAGATCCGCAAGGAGCCGCGTGTTGCAGTGACATACTTCGGCGACGGCGCAACATCCGAAGGCGACTTCCACGAAGCAATGAACTTTGCTGGCTCGTTCCAGGCACCCGTTGTGTTCTTCTGCCAGAACAACCAGTGGGCGATCTCCGTCCCGCGCGAGACACAGACGAACTGCGAAACCATCGCACAGAAATCTGTCGCCTACGGCATGCCCGGTATCCAGTGTGACGGCAACGACATCTTTGCTGTGTACAAGGTCGCGAAGGAAGCCATTGAGCGTGCACGCAATGGCGGCGGCCCAACGCTTATTGAAGCATTCACGTACCGTCTCGGCGATCACACCACCGCCGATGATGCGCGCAGGTATCGCGACGCGAAGGAACTCGAAGCGTGGCAGGCAAAGGATCCGATCATCCGCACGCGCAACTGGCTTACCGAACGCGATCTCTGGAACGACGAGATGCAGCAGCAGATGGACGAGCGTGCGAAGAAGATCGTTGACGAGGTTGTCAAGGCTGCGACAGAGATCGAAAAGCCAGAGTCAGCCGACTTCTTCAACGACATGTTCGCGGAGATGCCCGATTCACTGCGACGTCAGCGTGACACCATGCAGACACACAGCCTCGGACAGAATCCTGAGCAGGCTGGCTTGCGCACGCAACACACGACACCGATGCATGCTGGAGCCTAA